Within the Metasolibacillus fluoroglycofenilyticus genome, the region TTGCTTTTTAAATACTTTCAATTTATCGAAAGTTCGTTCGAAAAATTTTGAGCAATTATTTAGTCATCCATCAGAATTGACAAATTTAAATAAGCTTTATAATGATTTGGCAGAAGATAGGGCACAAATTATTATTAGTCCAATTGCTAATACATTATATGCTAATGAAATTAAACAATTTATAGGTGGTTTTAAGAATTATTTAACATCATATAAAGATAGTACGATTACTGATTTAAGATTTCAGGCGAGATGGACAATTAACTCGATTGTAAATTTTGCTGAAATATTAAAATCGCCAAACTTTTTTAAACATATTGACCTTAAAAAACTAGAAAATAAGCCCGTTTTAATCGTGGCAGCAGGTCCTTCACTAAATGATGAGATAGAAAATATTAGGCTGATTAAAGAGCAGGGAAAGGCTTATATATTTGCAGTAGGTTCAGCGATAAACACATTAATAAAAAATCATATTTTGCCAGATGCATTATTTAGCTATGATCCAACACCTAAAAATGCCGAGGTTGTAAAAAGGGTGAAGGAATTAGAGCTAGATATCCCTTTAATTTTCGGTTCATCTATTGGATTTGAAGTATTAAAAAATTATCCAGGAAAGAAAGTGCATTTCTTTACATCACAAGATTCAATTAACAGTAATCTTATTAACCATAATAGCCATGTCATTATTCCAGATGCTCCGACGATTGCAGCCATTGCTTTATATATTGTTGGTGGTATTAAGATGGGACCGGTTATGTTAGTAGGGCAAAATCTCTCAATTACAAAGGAAAAAACATATGCGGATGGCATCGACTATATAGATGATGCTGACGTAACAGAAGATAAGCTAAAAGCGTATAAGGTAGCTACAAGCACGACTGGTGATGAAATTTACACAGGAAGCGGGTATCTCTCAATGAGGGATGTTATTCAATTTTATATTAAGCAAGTAGGACTAGAGAAGAATGTGTTTAATACTACGAAAAATGGACTACCTATTGAAGGAGCGCCCTTTGTGCCGCTAGAATCGTTACTTGAAACACATTTGCAAGAAAATAATATTGTAGATTCATCCATTTTCGATGTAGAAAACGATTATAATATTGAAGACACACTTAATCGTTTTAAACAATATGAAAATTATTTTGATGCATTAATTGAGGATTTTAAAAAGCTTGTAGCCGTTGATAAGCAGATACAAGAGGCCTATAGTAAGAAGCTTATTAATAATACACAAAGCTATTTTAATGAATTCGATAAATATTTTAATCGAATTGAAAAAAATCCGTTTTTCCTACAAACATTGGCACCTATTACGCGCACACAGTATAAACAATTAGTCGATAAATCGGATGGGGTGCGCTTTGAAAAGCGACCATTAAAAAAAATGGAGAAATATATTAATGTTTATTCGAAATACATTCGTACAATGTATGTTGGAATTGTCCAAATCCAACCAGCATTTGGCGAATTAAAAAAATCTGACTTATTTAAAAAGGAAGATGCATAATGAAAATATTAGTCACAGGAGCCGATGGTTTTATCGGTTCGCATTTAACAGAGCAACTAGTACGTGAAGGACATGATGTGCGAGCTTTTTGCTATTATAATTCATTTAATTCATGGGGGTGGCTAGATCACGCATCTCGGGAGATTAAATCACAGCTAGACGTATTTACAGGTGATATTCGTGACCCCTATGGTGTAAAGGAAGCAATGAAAGGCTGTACACATGTATTAAATTTGGCGGCACTGATTGCAATTCCATATTCTTATCATTCACCAGCAACTTATGTTGACACAAATATTAATGGTACATTAAATGTTGTACAGGCAGCGCGTGAGCTAGGTGTGGAAAAAGTAGTGCATACATCTACAAGTGAGGTTTACGGAACAGCGCTTTATGTACCTATCGACGAAAATCATCCATTACAAGGGCAGTCGCCATATTCAGCATCAAAAATCGGGGCAGACCAAATGGCGCTATCTTTTTATCGCTCATTTGATACACCTATATCGATTATTCGCCCATTTAATACGTA harbors:
- a CDS encoding motility associated factor glycosyltransferase family protein, whose protein sequence is MLIDNKRILQSKNKQLVQKLEQYENRFCEVSDAKTGISTLIVTKGDQKIFYHSRYNPMQEAKAILSNQLNEEIEYVLLIGVGLGYVVQELIEQRSDVRFSIYEPNLDVLSCFLNTFNLSKVRSKNFEQLFSHPSELTNLNKLYNDLAEDRAQIIISPIANTLYANEIKQFIGGFKNYLTSYKDSTITDLRFQARWTINSIVNFAEILKSPNFFKHIDLKKLENKPVLIVAAGPSLNDEIENIRLIKEQGKAYIFAVGSAINTLIKNHILPDALFSYDPTPKNAEVVKRVKELELDIPLIFGSSIGFEVLKNYPGKKVHFFTSQDSINSNLINHNSHVIIPDAPTIAAIALYIVGGIKMGPVMLVGQNLSITKEKTYADGIDYIDDADVTEDKLKAYKVATSTTGDEIYTGSGYLSMRDVIQFYIKQVGLEKNVFNTTKNGLPIEGAPFVPLESLLETHLQENNIVDSSIFDVENDYNIEDTLNRFKQYENYFDALIEDFKKLVAVDKQIQEAYSKKLINNTQSYFNEFDKYFNRIEKNPFFLQTLAPITRTQYKQLVDKSDGVRFEKRPLKKMEKYINVYSKYIRTMYVGIVQIQPAFGELKKSDLFKKEDA
- a CDS encoding NAD-dependent 4,6-dehydratase LegB, with translation MKILVTGADGFIGSHLTEQLVREGHDVRAFCYYNSFNSWGWLDHASREIKSQLDVFTGDIRDPYGVKEAMKGCTHVLNLAALIAIPYSYHSPATYVDTNINGTLNVVQAARELGVEKVVHTSTSEVYGTALYVPIDENHPLQGQSPYSASKIGADQMALSFYRSFDTPISIIRPFNTYGPRQSARAVIPTIISQLANGADTIRLGAISPTRDFNYVKDTVQGFISVMKSEKAIGEVINIGSNYEISIGETAEMIADILGVNLTIETDEQRLRPEKSEVERLWAANQKAKNLLDWEPQYGGKEGFRRGLEETIEWFTNPKNLSQYKADVYNI